The following proteins are co-located in the Candidatus Accumulibacter cognatus genome:
- a CDS encoding DUF465 domain-containing protein has product MQVEHHDLHHEFPEYLDYIHSLKTASEQFGHMYDEYHQLTREVERLEEEDLPVDDFTIENMKKQRVWLKDQMYRMLVAHKNGV; this is encoded by the coding sequence ATGCAAGTTGAGCACCACGACCTTCACCATGAGTTTCCCGAGTATTTGGATTACATTCACTCGCTGAAAACGGCAAGCGAGCAGTTTGGCCACATGTATGACGAGTACCATCAACTGACCAGAGAGGTCGAGCGGCTCGAAGAAGAAGACCTGCCGGTCGACGACTTCACCATCGAGAACATGAAGAAGCAACGCGTGTGGCTGAAGGACCAGATGTACCGAATGCTGGTTGCACACAAGAACGGCGTCTGA
- the aroC gene encoding chorismate synthase, translated as MSGNTFGTLFSVTSFGESHGPAIGCVVDGCPPGLAISEADIQADLDRRKPGTSRHVTQRREPDAVEILSGVFAGRTTGAPIALLIRNQDQRSKDYGNLAETFRPGHADYVYTQKYGFRDHRGGGRSSARETAVRVAAGAIARKWLAERYGVRICGWMSQLGPIEIPFVATREIDGNAFFAPNAAIIPQLEEYMDVLRKSGDSVGAKITVTATGVPPGWGEPVYGRLDAEIAYAMMGINAVKGVEIGAGFASVSQKGSEHGDEMTPQGFLGNHAGGVLGGISSGQDLVVNLAIKPTSSIRLPRRSVTLEGQPVVVATHGRHDPCVGIRATPIAEAMLALVLIDQALRHRAQCADVVCPTPVIPAHPVG; from the coding sequence ATGTCCGGCAATACCTTCGGCACCCTGTTTTCCGTGACTTCTTTTGGTGAGTCGCATGGGCCGGCGATCGGCTGCGTGGTTGATGGCTGCCCACCTGGACTTGCGATCAGCGAGGCCGATATTCAGGCCGATCTGGACCGCCGCAAACCCGGAACCTCGCGGCATGTGACGCAGCGGCGTGAGCCCGATGCCGTTGAGATTCTGTCGGGAGTCTTTGCAGGTCGGACCACGGGCGCGCCGATTGCTCTCCTGATCCGCAATCAGGATCAGCGCAGCAAGGACTACGGTAACCTCGCCGAGACCTTCCGTCCGGGACATGCCGACTATGTTTACACACAGAAGTACGGTTTTCGCGACCATCGCGGTGGTGGTCGCTCGTCGGCTCGTGAGACGGCGGTTCGCGTCGCTGCCGGGGCGATCGCCCGCAAGTGGCTGGCGGAACGTTACGGGGTTCGCATCTGTGGCTGGATGAGCCAGCTTGGTCCGATCGAAATCCCTTTCGTTGCCACGAGAGAGATCGATGGCAATGCCTTCTTTGCCCCGAACGCGGCCATCATTCCACAACTCGAGGAGTATATGGATGTGTTGCGCAAGTCCGGTGATTCAGTGGGGGCGAAGATCACGGTCACGGCAACGGGTGTTCCACCGGGCTGGGGGGAACCGGTTTATGGTCGTCTCGATGCCGAGATTGCCTATGCGATGATGGGCATCAATGCGGTCAAAGGAGTCGAGATTGGCGCTGGTTTTGCCAGCGTCTCTCAGAAGGGTAGCGAACATGGTGACGAAATGACACCGCAGGGCTTTCTCGGCAATCATGCCGGTGGTGTGCTCGGAGGTATCTCGAGCGGCCAGGATCTGGTCGTTAATCTGGCGATCAAGCCGACCTCGAGCATCCGTCTGCCGCGCCGCTCGGTGACTCTTGAGGGCCAGCCGGTGGTGGTCGCAACCCATGGTCGACACGACCCCTGTGTGGGCATCCGCGCGACGCCGATTGCCGAGGCCATGCTGGCCCTGGTGTTGATCGATCAGGCCTTGCGGCATCGCGCCCAGTGCGCCGACGTGGTCTGCCCGACGCCAGTGATTCCGGCGCATCCGGTGGGGTGA